The following proteins are co-located in the Caldalkalibacillus uzonensis genome:
- the spoIIP gene encoding stage II sporulation protein P, translated as MTLYVMIGFFILLTLTSFFSYIQAQFNLTSETLKKWTNHMSAETFIAALTVEIPQLQTYNKSAQVELPKVSNIVVEMATSLNPEDPRTLIRREIPGFAFFDGELIVAGQGVTYADISYESSPPLDVVLAEREAVTEAMEEEQGEAPSQQPSLSTEGRKVVFIYHTHNRESWLPHIPSASDPNEAFHQEINITKVGLRLGEELEKRGIGTYVDTTDIGQLLNEAGLPYNYSYTKSRQVVEAAIRENEDITFMFDLHRDSVSRESTTFEMEGKTYARPFFVIGKRNPEYEKNVRFAEALNRLLEERYPGLSRGIVARSTGHAEYNQSISEHNILIEIGGVENTLEESYRTAEILAEVIADLYWEAEKVDAPAQ; from the coding sequence ATGACTCTGTATGTGATGATCGGATTCTTTATCTTGTTAACACTCACTTCGTTTTTTTCCTATATTCAGGCTCAGTTTAACTTGACCTCCGAGACCTTGAAAAAGTGGACAAACCATATGTCAGCAGAAACGTTTATCGCCGCTCTGACGGTTGAAATACCCCAATTGCAAACCTACAATAAATCAGCTCAAGTTGAATTGCCCAAGGTATCAAATATTGTGGTGGAAATGGCCACTTCGTTAAACCCTGAAGATCCCCGCACCTTGATCCGCCGGGAAATACCGGGTTTTGCCTTCTTTGACGGGGAATTGATTGTTGCTGGCCAAGGTGTCACTTATGCAGATATTTCCTATGAATCGTCTCCTCCTTTAGATGTGGTTCTGGCCGAACGGGAAGCGGTCACTGAAGCAATGGAAGAGGAGCAGGGTGAAGCTCCGTCACAACAGCCTTCCCTCAGTACGGAGGGCCGGAAAGTAGTGTTTATATACCACACCCATAACCGGGAATCTTGGCTGCCCCATATTCCATCCGCTTCAGATCCTAATGAGGCCTTTCATCAGGAAATTAATATTACCAAAGTGGGATTGAGATTAGGAGAAGAGCTGGAGAAAAGAGGCATAGGCACATATGTGGACACCACTGATATTGGTCAGTTGTTAAATGAAGCTGGCCTACCGTATAACTACTCTTACACCAAGTCGCGTCAGGTTGTAGAAGCTGCTATCCGGGAGAATGAAGATATTACCTTTATGTTTGACTTGCACCGTGATTCAGTGTCTCGAGAGAGCACGACTTTTGAAATGGAAGGTAAAACCTATGCCAGGCCGTTTTTTGTCATCGGTAAGCGCAATCCGGAGTATGAGAAGAATGTCAGATTTGCCGAAGCGCTCAACCGCCTGTTGGAAGAACGTTATCCGGGGCTATCCAGAGGGATCGTGGCACGAAGCACAGGTCATGCCGAGTATAATCAATCTATTTCAGAGCACAATATATTAATAGAAATAGGTGGGGTGGAAAATACATTGGAAGAATCATACCGCACGGCTGAAATACTGGCGGAAGTGATTGCCGATCTGTACTGGGAGGCTGAAAAAGTAGATGCACCGGCCCAGTAG
- a CDS encoding RNA polymerase sigma factor, which translates to MSDTELVKRAQEGHQDALIQLLREIESPLYRTAYYMLGHEQDALDMTQEALIRIYKNINRFEQKAQFKTWAQRIVTNLCIDYCRQKKTVISTDQHEHLLRQHHYHHVERELEQSILKGEIEQAINQLNEQQRAVVILRYLQDFSYQEIADALDLPINTVKSHLFRARKELQRALFPEEENDELKGGV; encoded by the coding sequence GTGTCAGACACAGAACTGGTCAAAAGGGCCCAGGAAGGTCATCAAGATGCCCTGATTCAACTGTTGCGCGAAATCGAATCCCCTTTATACCGTACTGCTTATTATATGCTTGGGCATGAACAAGATGCCCTGGATATGACCCAGGAAGCTCTGATTCGCATTTATAAAAATATTAACCGGTTTGAACAGAAAGCCCAATTCAAGACCTGGGCCCAGCGCATCGTCACCAATTTATGTATTGATTATTGCCGGCAGAAAAAAACGGTGATCTCAACTGACCAGCATGAGCATTTGCTCAGGCAGCATCACTACCATCATGTGGAGCGCGAATTAGAACAGTCCATTTTAAAAGGTGAAATTGAGCAAGCGATTAACCAGTTAAATGAGCAGCAGCGTGCCGTGGTTATTTTACGTTACCTGCAGGACTTTTCTTACCAGGAGATCGCCGATGCATTGGATTTGCCCATCAACACGGTCAAATCTCACCTGTTCCGGGCCAGAAAAGAATTACAACGTGCTCTCTTCCCCGAAGAAGAGAATGATGAACTGAAAGGTGGTGTCTAA
- a CDS encoding DNA internalization-related competence protein ComEC/Rec2, with protein MLETATYFIVLFTFQLIIILQESSSWWLHFIWSSFLLALLIWRKELLYPADHPHVRLRKRHIGLGMGMCVLLMLFNIYFSVYISNHQQSAIDAVVGDGGSSEQIALKGLVLSPAQIDGNRVRFELRVQEIDAQPLNKPEKVVVTHYVRTLEERESYEHLKRGDIWEGIVRLAAPQTARNPGAFDYRRYLKQRGIHYVAQVRGTWAVQPGDRLGDRVLGMADQYRLLWISQTEKVFGEATAPIIQTMTVGYRDEMDKHVMEMYQYLGLIHLLAISGLHVGIVLGSLYLLLSRLPLTRETIYLILFIFIPVYMMLSGWQVSAVRASLMALVVLLCLRFRLWHHSLVGLYVVYLLVLMVNPYYLYHVGFQLSFAITFALLTVVPKLYPLLPGKGERLRQGMAVAIVAQAVSLPIIMYHFYSFSPLSPVLNLILVPLYSAIYIPAAFGLTLVSFLSLDLVRLPALLYVHSLDMLHRGLEWLYGLPWAAVHTGQPAWWWLLLTALLTVFVAFSAEQRQKYMVGLFLVMYPIFIAFQIMLPYLDRQGYVTVLDVGQGDAIVIEAPYRRQVVVVDLGGQLTFYQEEWQQPARPFEVGRDIILPYLRYRGINKVDKVVISHGHYDHFGGIQGLLGQMKIGMVLYPPVAPQSDFEQHWLRRIREEGIPVYFVSEGDSWRNSEIHFKVIFPPSPERLVEHVNNLHDYNVVLWNKIYETTFLWTGDVEEAGEHAIVDTYPAVKADVLKVAHHGSRTSTSHRWLEQVKPRVSVISVGTNNRYGHPDAEVVQRLQESGTHLFQTDQHGGILIVIGPGQYTVRPTLQAETESVQ; from the coding sequence ATGCTGGAGACGGCCACTTATTTTATTGTATTATTCACTTTTCAATTAATCATCATCCTCCAAGAGAGCTCTTCATGGTGGTTGCATTTCATCTGGAGCTCTTTTTTGTTAGCTCTGCTTATATGGCGCAAAGAGCTACTGTATCCGGCCGACCATCCCCACGTCAGGCTGCGCAAGAGACACATCGGCCTAGGGATGGGGATGTGTGTCCTGCTGATGTTATTTAACATCTATTTTTCGGTATATATCTCGAACCATCAACAGTCAGCCATTGATGCTGTTGTGGGAGATGGAGGAAGCAGCGAACAGATTGCACTTAAGGGATTGGTGCTGTCTCCCGCTCAAATTGATGGGAACAGGGTTCGTTTTGAGTTAAGGGTGCAAGAGATTGATGCCCAGCCCTTAAACAAACCTGAAAAAGTGGTTGTCACCCATTATGTGCGCACATTAGAGGAAAGAGAAAGCTATGAGCATCTTAAGCGGGGAGATATATGGGAGGGGATTGTCCGCCTGGCCGCGCCTCAGACGGCCAGAAACCCGGGTGCCTTCGATTACCGCCGTTATTTAAAGCAGCGGGGCATCCATTATGTCGCTCAAGTAAGGGGAACATGGGCCGTTCAACCTGGAGATCGCCTTGGGGATCGGGTGCTGGGGATGGCTGATCAATACCGGTTGCTATGGATCAGCCAGACTGAGAAGGTGTTCGGTGAGGCGACAGCTCCCATTATACAGACCATGACAGTAGGCTACCGGGATGAAATGGACAAGCATGTCATGGAGATGTATCAATATCTGGGCCTTATCCACTTGCTGGCCATTTCAGGGCTGCATGTGGGCATTGTTTTGGGCAGCCTGTACCTTTTACTTTCCCGGCTGCCGCTCACTCGTGAAACCATCTACCTGATCTTGTTTATATTTATCCCTGTCTATATGATGTTAAGCGGGTGGCAGGTTTCTGCCGTCAGAGCCAGTTTAATGGCCCTGGTGGTCCTGCTTTGCCTCCGGTTCCGTCTGTGGCACCATTCTCTTGTAGGCCTGTATGTCGTCTATCTACTGGTACTCATGGTCAATCCGTATTATCTCTATCATGTAGGTTTTCAACTCTCCTTTGCCATCACTTTCGCCCTGCTTACGGTGGTTCCCAAGCTGTATCCGCTCTTGCCAGGCAAGGGTGAACGACTGCGCCAAGGCATGGCTGTGGCTATCGTGGCCCAAGCAGTTTCTCTGCCGATTATCATGTACCATTTCTATTCGTTTTCACCACTCTCTCCTGTCTTAAATCTGATTCTGGTTCCACTGTACTCAGCGATATATATTCCCGCCGCTTTTGGATTGACACTGGTCAGCTTTCTTAGTCTTGATCTGGTTCGTCTTCCGGCTTTGCTGTATGTACATAGTCTTGACATGTTGCACCGTGGCTTGGAGTGGCTCTACGGGTTGCCTTGGGCTGCTGTTCATACGGGGCAGCCAGCTTGGTGGTGGCTGTTGCTAACAGCTCTTCTCACTGTCTTTGTAGCCTTCAGTGCGGAGCAGAGACAAAAGTATATGGTAGGGCTTTTCTTGGTCATGTATCCCATCTTCATCGCTTTTCAAATTATGCTCCCTTACCTTGACCGGCAGGGCTATGTGACGGTATTGGATGTGGGACAGGGGGATGCGATTGTGATTGAAGCTCCTTACCGTCGTCAGGTCGTAGTGGTTGATCTGGGAGGGCAGCTTACTTTTTATCAAGAAGAGTGGCAGCAGCCTGCACGGCCCTTTGAAGTAGGCAGAGACATCATTTTGCCATACTTAAGGTACAGGGGGATCAACAAGGTAGATAAGGTGGTCATCTCCCATGGCCATTATGATCATTTTGGCGGTATTCAGGGCTTGCTGGGCCAGATGAAGATTGGCATGGTTCTCTACCCGCCCGTGGCTCCGCAGAGTGACTTTGAACAGCACTGGTTAAGGCGTATCCGGGAAGAGGGGATCCCTGTTTATTTTGTAAGTGAAGGGGACAGCTGGCGAAACAGTGAGATACACTTTAAGGTCATATTTCCACCATCGCCGGAAAGACTTGTCGAACATGTGAATAATCTGCATGACTATAATGTGGTCTTATGGAATAAGATTTATGAGACGACTTTTCTGTGGACGGGGGATGTAGAGGAAGCGGGAGAACATGCCATTGTGGACACCTATCCCGCTGTGAAGGCTGACGTGTTAAAGGTGGCTCACCATGGCAGCCGGACGTCAACCTCACACCGTTGGTTGGAACAAGTTAAGCCTAGGGTAAGTGTTATTTCTGTTGGAACCAACAACCGCTATGGCCATCCTGATGCTGAAGTGGTCCAGCGGCTTCAAGAGAGCGGAACCCATCTGTTCCAAACGGACCAACATGGTGGCATCCTGATCGTGATTGGTCCTGGTCAGTACACAGTGAGACCAACTTTACAAGCTGAGACGGAATCGGTACAATAG
- the holA gene encoding DNA polymerase III subunit delta, with product MTIADIHKQIEQGQIAPVYVLYGSQRFLMDDFIRKLSERVLDEASLDFNYESFDLEEYAIQSVVEVAETLPFIGEKRLIVAYGAHFLSGVKGKYKVEHDLEALVRYVSQPADYSIMVLVVPQEKLDERKKVVKLLKTHGVVVQANSLPVEQLVPWLKQRASDLGVQITDEACALLHQFAGDHMQMLANEMSKMANYVGSGGEITEDTVHHLIAKTVEQDVFKLVDQVVQLRVDQAFSTLDELLRRNEEPIKILFLLARQFRLIFRAKDLAEQGYSERQMSQIIGVHPYVCKLAIRQGRRFSLEQLAEVLDQLAELDYKLKTGLLDKRLALELFILQLTQRQKAV from the coding sequence ATGACGATAGCGGACATTCACAAACAAATTGAACAGGGACAGATCGCCCCTGTTTATGTTTTATACGGATCACAGCGTTTTCTGATGGATGACTTCATTCGCAAATTGAGCGAGCGTGTACTGGATGAGGCTAGTCTTGACTTTAATTATGAGTCGTTTGATTTGGAGGAATATGCAATACAAAGTGTGGTTGAGGTGGCAGAAACACTGCCTTTCATCGGGGAAAAACGGTTGATTGTTGCCTATGGAGCCCACTTTTTAAGCGGAGTGAAAGGGAAATACAAGGTTGAACATGATCTTGAGGCCCTGGTGCGTTATGTGAGCCAGCCGGCAGACTATTCGATCATGGTGCTTGTGGTGCCTCAGGAAAAACTTGATGAACGCAAAAAAGTAGTCAAACTGTTGAAGACACACGGGGTTGTTGTTCAGGCCAACTCTTTGCCTGTGGAGCAACTGGTTCCCTGGCTTAAGCAACGCGCTTCTGATCTGGGAGTTCAAATCACAGATGAGGCTTGTGCATTGTTGCATCAATTTGCCGGGGATCATATGCAGATGTTGGCCAACGAAATGTCCAAAATGGCTAATTATGTGGGAAGTGGCGGGGAAATCACCGAAGATACGGTCCACCACTTGATTGCCAAAACGGTGGAACAGGATGTGTTTAAACTGGTGGATCAAGTGGTTCAGCTCAGGGTGGACCAAGCTTTTAGCACCCTGGACGAGCTGCTTCGACGGAATGAAGAACCCATCAAAATTTTGTTTCTGTTGGCCCGGCAATTCCGTCTCATTTTTCGTGCCAAAGATTTGGCTGAACAAGGGTATTCTGAGCGGCAGATGAGCCAAATCATTGGGGTCCATCCCTATGTCTGCAAATTGGCGATCAGACAAGGACGGCGCTTTTCGTTGGAACAACTGGCCGAAGTACTTGATCAACTGGCCGAGCTGGACTATAAGTTAAAAACAGGCCTGCTGGACAAGCGGTTGGCGCTAGAATTGTTTATTTTGCAGCTGACCCAGAGGCAAAAAGCGGTCTAA
- the gpr gene encoding GPR endopeptidase, with translation MTGKEQKHLDLSPYQIRTDLAVEAHQIALEKQAQQKKGEIDAIDGVRIDEFEEDDIKVIKVHIETEKAAGQVGKQKGRYLTIEAKRLRQKDSDFQDKVTTLMAKQFYQFLAEAGIESNAKCLVVGLGNWNITPDALGPIVVEHMIVTSHLFKLQPEQVEAGFRPVSALTPGVMGLTGMETSDIIRGVVNQTKPDFVIAIDALAARSIERLNTTIQMSDTGIHPGSGVGNKREGLNRETLGIPVIAVGVPTVVDATSIVSDAIDFLLGHLGKEMRDQKEGTNARRALAPGSMGFGFQKPEEFDPSAIPDEEGRRALLGLVGTLEDQEKRQLIYEVLKPLGHHLIVTPKEVDEFIEDMGNMLANALSAALHEKIDMSNVSAYTH, from the coding sequence ATGACAGGTAAGGAACAGAAACATCTTGATCTCTCTCCCTACCAGATTCGCACCGATTTGGCTGTTGAAGCGCATCAAATCGCCTTGGAAAAGCAGGCTCAACAAAAAAAGGGTGAGATAGACGCCATTGACGGGGTTCGCATTGACGAATTTGAGGAAGATGACATTAAAGTCATTAAAGTACATATTGAAACGGAAAAAGCTGCCGGGCAAGTCGGCAAGCAAAAAGGACGCTATTTAACAATCGAAGCCAAGCGTTTAAGACAGAAGGACAGTGATTTTCAAGATAAAGTGACGACGCTCATGGCCAAACAATTTTATCAGTTTTTGGCTGAAGCAGGGATTGAGTCAAACGCCAAGTGTCTGGTGGTCGGCTTGGGCAACTGGAACATTACGCCTGATGCCTTGGGTCCCATTGTTGTGGAACATATGATTGTGACCAGCCATTTGTTTAAATTGCAGCCTGAACAAGTGGAAGCAGGATTTCGACCAGTCAGTGCCCTTACTCCCGGTGTGATGGGCTTGACCGGTATGGAAACCAGTGACATTATTCGGGGAGTTGTCAATCAGACTAAGCCGGACTTTGTCATTGCCATCGACGCCTTAGCAGCCCGTTCCATTGAGCGTTTGAACACCACCATTCAAATGAGTGACACCGGCATTCATCCCGGGTCAGGTGTGGGTAACAAGCGTGAAGGTTTGAACCGTGAAACATTGGGGATTCCGGTTATTGCCGTTGGTGTGCCCACTGTGGTGGATGCCACGTCTATTGTAAGTGATGCTATTGATTTCCTTCTGGGCCATTTGGGGAAAGAAATGCGTGACCAAAAGGAAGGGACCAATGCCAGACGGGCCTTAGCCCCTGGTAGCATGGGCTTCGGTTTTCAAAAACCGGAAGAATTTGACCCCAGCGCGATCCCTGATGAAGAAGGCCGGCGAGCCCTGTTGGGGCTTGTGGGCACTCTGGAAGACCAAGAAAAACGGCAGCTGATTTATGAGGTTTTAAAACCCCTTGGCCATCACCTGATCGTGACACCTAAAGAGGTGGATGAATTTATTGAGGACATGGGCAATATGCTGGCCAATGCCTTAAGTGCCGCCTTACACGAAAAAATTGATATGAGTAACGTTTCAGCCTATACACACTAA
- a CDS encoding zf-HC2 domain-containing protein — translation MVRCEEVLHLIQLRLDGDLSEDEQQQLEHHLTHCPNCEATFQRYKALHEQLEQLPKVTPPHSIVDQLDFAQLNEKENAEGERNIIFRSFSSKKIIWVCGGLAALILVVFSLLSDGGVSPDLAEDDAGTMESASVEEARPLTVSDEDKPAGDQGVFFLLGERERIYSPDQTYSAYIGPDNEDIRIDKRIDGEDQPYYISSNPVSSAWTIEEMEWVSDHELYYVLYHEERDEQQYWIFNADNREEIRLEGPYPEYQPEESEEQ, via the coding sequence ATGGTGAGGTGTGAGGAAGTCCTCCACTTGATTCAACTCCGGCTAGATGGCGACCTGTCGGAGGACGAACAACAGCAGCTGGAACACCATCTGACACACTGTCCCAATTGTGAAGCCACTTTTCAAAGGTATAAAGCCCTTCATGAGCAGTTGGAACAGCTGCCTAAAGTGACCCCTCCCCATTCCATTGTGGATCAGCTTGATTTTGCCCAACTGAACGAAAAAGAGAATGCTGAAGGAGAACGGAATATTATTTTTAGATCCTTTTCCAGCAAAAAAATAATCTGGGTTTGTGGTGGTTTAGCTGCCCTGATCTTGGTCGTTTTTTCACTCCTGTCAGACGGAGGCGTTAGCCCTGATTTGGCTGAGGATGATGCGGGAACGATGGAAAGTGCCTCTGTCGAAGAAGCTCGCCCATTGACCGTGTCAGATGAAGATAAGCCAGCCGGTGATCAGGGTGTGTTCTTTCTGTTAGGAGAAAGGGAACGTATTTATTCTCCGGACCAAACCTATTCAGCCTATATTGGCCCTGATAATGAAGATATCCGTATTGACAAGCGTATTGATGGGGAAGACCAGCCTTATTATATCTCCTCCAATCCTGTCAGCAGCGCTTGGACCATTGAAGAGATGGAATGGGTCTCGGACCATGAATTATATTATGTGCTGTACCATGAAGAGCGGGATGAACAGCAATATTGGATTTTTAATGCAGATAATAGAGAAGAGATCCGGTTGGAAGGCCCTTATCCTGAATATCAGCCGGAAGAAAGTGAAGAGCAATAA
- the comER gene encoding late competence protein ComER: MRVGFVGTGSMGSILIEALIESKALQPSQIHASNRTFDKVKTLAKKYTGLHAYPSNARVVQKADIVFLCVKPLEFQKVIDQIKHEVHEEHLIVSITSPVEIKDLERKLKAKVAKVIPSITNSVGQGASLIMAGERLTERDKDVLFHLMKSISHPLWLDEKYTRISSDIASCGPAFISFLLQRMIDAAVEETGIPRDKAVTLFTHMMIGFGELLNQNKFTLESLQERVCVPGGVTGVGIGVLDQEVNDMFHKLFKATQLKYNEDVELVQEMFYKTST; this comes from the coding sequence ATGCGAGTCGGTTTTGTTGGCACAGGAAGCATGGGCAGTATCCTCATTGAAGCATTAATTGAATCCAAAGCGCTGCAGCCTTCCCAAATCCATGCCTCTAACCGGACATTTGACAAGGTCAAAACGCTGGCCAAAAAATATACGGGGTTACACGCTTATCCTTCCAACGCGCGTGTCGTACAGAAAGCCGATATCGTCTTTCTGTGTGTCAAACCCCTTGAATTCCAAAAGGTCATTGATCAGATCAAGCACGAAGTACATGAAGAACACCTCATCGTCTCCATCACCAGCCCGGTTGAAATCAAGGACTTGGAACGGAAATTAAAAGCCAAAGTGGCAAAAGTGATTCCCAGTATTACCAATTCCGTTGGTCAAGGAGCTTCTCTAATCATGGCTGGTGAACGCCTCACAGAACGGGATAAGGATGTCCTCTTCCATCTGATGAAGTCGATCAGCCACCCCTTGTGGTTGGACGAAAAATATACGCGTATTTCTTCCGACATTGCCAGCTGTGGCCCTGCATTTATCAGTTTTCTCCTGCAGCGGATGATTGATGCTGCCGTGGAAGAAACGGGAATTCCCCGTGACAAAGCCGTCACCCTGTTCACCCATATGATGATTGGTTTTGGCGAACTGCTGAATCAGAACAAATTTACACTAGAGTCTTTACAAGAGAGAGTATGTGTACCTGGAGGCGTGACTGGTGTCGGCATCGGGGTGCTGGACCAGGAAGTGAACGACATGTTCCATAAACTGTTCAAAGCCACGCAGCTCAAGTACAACGAAGATGTGGAACTGGTACAGGAGATGTTTTATAAGACATCCACTTAA
- the rpsT gene encoding 30S ribosomal protein S20, translated as MANIKSAIKRAKQNEKRRAHNRAMKSALRTAIKNFEKLVHQNDVQGAKEALSVATKKLDKAASKGLIHKNAASRQKSRLMKKFNEINKEATA; from the coding sequence GTGGCGAACATTAAATCTGCGATCAAACGTGCCAAACAAAACGAAAAAAGACGCGCCCACAACCGCGCCATGAAATCAGCCTTGCGTACAGCAATCAAAAACTTTGAAAAGCTTGTGCATCAAAATGATGTTCAAGGGGCTAAAGAAGCGCTGTCTGTGGCAACCAAGAAGTTAGACAAAGCCGCTTCCAAAGGCCTTATCCATAAAAATGCGGCTTCCCGCCAAAAGTCTCGTTTAATGAAAAAATTTAATGAGATTAACAAGGAAGCAACCGCCTAA
- a CDS encoding deoxycytidylate deaminase has translation MRKSWDAYFMDIAYMAASRATCPRRHVGAILVKDKKILGTAYNGAPAGVPDCYEAGCMLAETYEEVEGKIVKKERCIRTIHAEQNLLLFTDREDRQGATVYVTDQPCWTCTNMLANSGIAEIVYHRAYQKDQDKVKALLKQKGIVLRHLQDYQPPAGLNLEVVE, from the coding sequence ATGCGTAAATCATGGGATGCTTATTTTATGGATATTGCTTACATGGCCGCTTCGCGGGCCACATGTCCCCGGCGGCATGTGGGCGCCATATTGGTCAAGGATAAAAAAATTTTAGGTACAGCCTATAACGGTGCTCCGGCCGGGGTACCCGACTGCTATGAGGCCGGTTGCATGTTAGCGGAAACGTATGAGGAAGTGGAAGGGAAAATTGTAAAAAAGGAGCGCTGCATCCGCACCATTCACGCTGAACAAAATCTGTTACTATTTACGGACAGGGAAGACCGTCAGGGAGCGACGGTGTATGTGACAGACCAGCCCTGCTGGACTTGTACCAACATGCTGGCCAACAGTGGGATTGCTGAGATTGTGTATCACCGGGCTTACCAAAAGGACCAGGACAAAGTAAAAGCGCTGTTAAAACAGAAAGGAATTGTACTGCGTCACCTTCAGGATTATCAGCCTCCTGCCGGACTTAACTTGGAAGTGGTGGAGTAA
- a CDS encoding helix-hairpin-helix domain-containing protein, which yields MFKGWTSREKTLMVLSTVLLIAVSSLLFSQWWQEREQGAPEGLTFQTHVDQVQHVHRNLKGEAVTEGDFAPSEPQQEDEPVVIDIKGAVQVPGVYTLTERQRVIDAIHEAGGLAENASTLPLNLAQPLTDGMVIYVPTKEEVDRGEGMPSFSSTGTVLDGGSSGKISINRATAEELQQLPGIGPSRAEAIVRYREENGPFTSVEDIMKVSGIGPKIFENMKDEIEL from the coding sequence GTGTTCAAAGGGTGGACGAGCCGCGAAAAAACGCTGATGGTGTTAAGCACCGTGTTGCTTATTGCAGTCTCCAGCTTACTGTTCAGCCAATGGTGGCAAGAGAGAGAACAAGGCGCTCCGGAAGGGTTAACTTTCCAAACCCATGTTGACCAAGTACAACATGTGCATAGAAATTTGAAAGGGGAAGCTGTGACAGAAGGCGACTTTGCCCCTTCAGAACCCCAACAGGAAGATGAACCTGTTGTCATCGACATTAAAGGGGCTGTGCAAGTTCCCGGCGTGTATACCTTAACGGAACGTCAGCGGGTGATTGATGCCATTCATGAGGCGGGAGGTTTAGCGGAAAATGCCTCCACGTTACCCCTTAATCTTGCTCAACCATTGACTGACGGCATGGTCATCTATGTACCCACGAAGGAAGAAGTGGACAGAGGGGAGGGAATGCCTTCCTTTTCCTCTACAGGTACTGTTCTTGACGGGGGCTCTTCAGGCAAAATCAGTATCAACCGGGCGACAGCAGAGGAATTACAACAATTGCCGGGGATTGGGCCATCCCGGGCTGAAGCCATTGTTCGCTACAGGGAGGAAAACGGCCCCTTTACTTCTGTTGAAGACATTATGAAGGTGTCAGGGATTGGCCCAAAAATCTTTGAAAACATGAAGGATGAAATTGAATTGTAG
- a CDS encoding AzlC family ABC transporter permease → MKKSSPPSTDIYQRPSSAAEGFAQFIQGAKLAFPIVIGYIPIAISYGVIALESGLSLFHTVAMSVFIYAGASQFMAVNMLGLGAGALELIFATFVLNLRHFVMSLFLMHRLRHLPQRWRGILSYGITDESFAVASFKTESGEKDGSENNDYGFQGKDHLSSYMFLGLFLTAYLAWIGGTLLGGLFYMFIPPAIGASMAIALYAMFIGLLIPAIRRSLSAGVIAVISAIFCTLFTVGLELPSGWGIVLATLMASLAGIVLFRGKEGQ, encoded by the coding sequence ATGAAAAAATCTTCTCCGCCATCCACTGATATTTACCAGCGTCCATCGTCAGCGGCTGAAGGTTTCGCTCAATTTATTCAAGGCGCCAAGTTGGCTTTTCCCATTGTGATCGGTTATATCCCCATCGCCATCTCTTATGGTGTTATTGCTTTAGAAAGCGGGCTCTCTCTCTTTCACACCGTGGCCATGTCGGTGTTTATCTATGCCGGGGCCAGTCAATTTATGGCTGTCAATATGCTGGGGCTAGGAGCCGGCGCACTGGAACTGATCTTTGCCACTTTCGTACTAAATCTCCGCCATTTTGTGATGAGTTTATTTTTGATGCATCGCCTTCGGCACCTCCCCCAGCGGTGGCGAGGGATCCTCTCCTATGGCATCACTGATGAAAGCTTCGCCGTAGCTTCATTCAAAACGGAGTCAGGAGAAAAAGACGGATCAGAAAACAATGATTATGGCTTCCAGGGGAAAGATCATCTATCTTCTTACATGTTTCTTGGACTTTTTCTTACGGCCTATCTCGCTTGGATTGGGGGTACATTGCTTGGTGGACTTTTTTACATGTTCATTCCCCCGGCCATTGGAGCCAGTATGGCCATCGCCTTATATGCCATGTTTATCGGACTGTTGATCCCTGCTATCCGCCGATCGTTAAGTGCCGGGGTCATTGCTGTGATCAGCGCCATCTTCTGCACTTTGTTCACCGTCGGTCTAGAACTTCCCAGCGGCTGGGGAATCGTCCTGGCCACCCTAATGGCTTCCCTGGCTGGGATTGTGCTTTTCCGCGGAAAGGAGGGTCAATAA
- a CDS encoding AzlD domain-containing protein, with amino-acid sequence MDLFLIIIAMGLVTFLPRFLPAVLLDRIRIPEWAGRWLQAIPYAALGALIFPGILAVYDQPLVGLAGGLVAVIVALLRLHIILVISGAILTVFALNWWMGT; translated from the coding sequence ATGGACCTATTTCTGATTATCATTGCCATGGGACTGGTTACATTTCTCCCCCGTTTTCTGCCAGCAGTACTTCTGGACCGTATTCGGATTCCAGAGTGGGCCGGACGTTGGTTGCAAGCCATACCATATGCGGCATTGGGGGCTTTGATCTTTCCCGGTATTTTAGCCGTCTATGATCAACCCCTGGTAGGGCTGGCTGGAGGACTGGTGGCTGTGATCGTTGCCCTGTTGCGCTTGCATATTATTTTAGTGATTTCCGGTGCCATCCTGACGGTGTTCGCCCTCAACTGGTGGATGGGGACATAA